Within Candidatus Dormiibacterota bacterium, the genomic segment CGGACTCTTCCTGATTCTGGTCGGGGTCCTGCGTCCCGCTCCGCCGCGGATCCGGGCGGCGTGGGGTGCTTTGGGGGGGATGCACGTCGTGGCGATTTTCCTCCTGGAGTCGCGGGGAGCGCTCGCCGGGTTCTTCGTCAGCCTCATCGTGCTCGGAGTGCTTCGACGTCACGCTCTGCCTCCCCACACCCGGAAAGTCGCCGTGGGTCTCATCCTGGCGTGCGCCCTGGGCGCGGCCCTCGTGCTGGGCGCCCGCTTCTCGCGCGCCGTCGATCCCTACCGCTACACGCGCCTGTCGATCTGGAAGGCCTCGGCCGGGATGATCGCCGAGCGGCCCCTCCTGGGGTTCGGCCCGGGGATGTTCCCGCACGTGTCGCCGCTGTTCAATTTCCCGGCGGACATCGGCCCGGTGCGCTACGGCCGCAATTTCCAGGGGGCGCACAGCGCCGGCCTCACCCTTGCGGCGGAAACGGGGATCCCGGCCGCTGCGCTGATCCTGGGGGCGATCGTCGGCGCGACTCTGCTGTGCCTGCGCGCCCCCTGGGATCAGGATGGAGTCTTCGGGGTCGGCCTGGGCTTCCTCGCGCTCCTGGTCCAGGGGTGCGTGGAGGACCTCGCCGTCCGTCCCGCCCTCACACTCGTGCCGGCCCTTCTCCTGGGCGGGGCCCTGGCGCGCCGACGACGGGGACCCGGACCGCCGGACCTCGCGCCGGCAGGGATCGCCGGCGCGCGCCGCCTGCGCCCGGCGCGGTTCGTCGGGGTGACGCTCGTGGTCTACCTGTTCGTGGTCGCGGTTCTGCTGCCCTACCGGGCCGATGCGGAGGCTTCGGCCGCCCTTCGCCTCGGGCGGGAGGGGGTCTTCTACATGGAGCGCGCCGCCCGTCACAACCCTTACCACCCGGACTACCGGAACGATCTCGCGATGGCGATTCTCAACTCCGGTCCGCTCACGCCGGATGGATACGCGCGCGCCGCCTTCAATCTTCTCGAGGCACGCCGTCTCAAGCCGATCGACTACCGCTTCCCGCTCCACCTGGCGCGGCTGGAGGCGCGCGCCGCCGCCAGCCTGTTCGACGACGCGACCGCCGCGTCGAGGGCCCTGGCGCTCTACCAGGAGGCGGTCCGCCTGACGCCGCTCGATCCGCGTCCCCGACTGGAGCTCGCGGCCCATTACGTCGATCTGAAGCGGCCGGATGACGCGCTCGGGGTCCTCCGCGAGGCGCTGGTCCTGGAGCCGAGCTTCGTGCGCGCGCGGGTGCTCGAGGCATCCATCCTGTTGGATGCCGGGCGCCGTGACGAGGCGCGTGCCTCCCTCGAGGTCGCGGAGCAGACCCTTGGGAGGCTGCGCAGCTACGAGCCGGACAGTGGATACGCCCGTGACATCACCATGGATGCCCGGAGCGAGCGGGAACGCCTGGCCGCCTCCCTGGGCGCGGGGGATTCCCCGGCGACGCGCTCCTGAGACGCCCGCCGGGCCCTGTCAAAATGTGGACGAGCCACCGGCCGGGCACTATATTGACCTTCCACAAGTTGTTTACAGGGTTTGAGATGACGGAGTCGGGCGGTGTGCGGCATCTGCGGGGTCTTTGAGTTCGGCGCGAACGCGCGGAAGGTCGAGGAGGCGGCTCTCATCCGGATGCGGGACACCATGACGCACCGCGGTCCTGACGACGCCGGCATCTACATCTCGCCGGATGGCCGCGTCGGTCTCGGTCACAGGCGTCTTTCGATCGTGGACCTGTCGCCGGCCGGCCGGCAGCCGATGTCGAACGAGGACGGCACCGTCTGGATCACCTTCAACGGCGAGATTTACAACCACGCCGTGCTCCGTGCCGAGGTCGAGAAGAAGGGCCACACCTACCGGTCGCGCACCGACACCGAGACCCTCGTACACCTCTACGAGGAGGAGGGACCCGGCTTCGTGCGCCGCCTGGAGGGGATGTTCGCCATCGGTCTGTGGGACGCGCGCAAGGGGGAGCTCCTCCTGGTGCGCGACCGGGTCGGGATCAAGCCGCTCTACTACGCCGTCCTCCCCGGAACGGTCCTGTTCGGCTCGGAGATCAAGGCGATCCTGACCCACCAGCGTGTGTCGCGTCGGATCGACCTCGCCGCTTTCTACCACTACCTGACGTTCATCGCCGCGCCGGCGCCGCGCACGCTGTTCCAGGGGATTCACAAGATCCCCCCGGCCACGTGCGTGACGATCGATCGGGAGGGAGGAATCCGCTCGGAGACTTTCTGGGACCCGCTCGAGGTCCCGCCGGAGCAAGGGGCGCCCTACGAGGACGGGGAGTTCGCCGCGGCGCGCATCCGCGACCTGCTCGCCCGGGCGGTGGAGAAGCGCATGATGGCCGATGTGCCGTTCGGCGTGTTCCTGTCGGGCGGGCTCGATTCTTCGGCCAACGTGGCGCTCATGGCGCGCGTGATGGATCGCCCGGTGCGCACGTTCTCCGTCGGCTTCAAGGATCAGCCGACGTACAACGAGTTCGACTATGCGCGCAAGGTCGCGAAGCTGTTCAAGACCGACCACCACGAAGTGGAGATCGGATCGCGCGACCTGCTCGATTTCATGCCCGAGCTCATCTTCCACCAGGACGAGCCGATCGCGGACTGGGTGTGCGTCCCTTTGCACTACGTGGCGCGCCTGGCTCGGCGGACCGGCACCATCGTGGTGCAGGTCGGGGAGGGGAGCGACGAGCAGTTCTTCGGTTACGAGCATTACATGCGCTCGTACAGGAACCACGCGCGCTACTTCAGACCGCTGATGCGCCTGCCGCGCAACGTCCGCGGTGCGATCTACGATGCCGCCCGCGGCCTGGCCTTCCTCCTGCGACGGGGGGGCGAGCGTCTCGATCTGCTGCGCTCGGCGGCGCGCGAAGAGACGTTCTTCTGGGGCGGGGCGATCGCGTGGCGCGAGGCCGAGAAGCGCCGTCTCCTGTCCCGCGACGCCCGTCTGCGGATCGACGGCCTGAACTCTCACGATATCGTGCTCGAGATCGACCGGCGCGCCCGTGAGCGCCTCGGCGACGACGACTTCGGGAAGCGCATGATCTATCTCGAGCTGCACAATCGCCTGGCGGAGCTCCTGCTCATGCGGGTCGACAAGATCACCATGGCCTCGTCGGTGGAGGCGCGCGTGCCGTTCCTGGATCACGCGCTGGTGGAGTTCACCATGCGCCTTCCGACCGACCTCAAGATCCGCGGAGGACAGACGAAGTATCTCCTGAAGAAGGCGATGACCGGGATCCTGCCGGACGAGATCATCCACCGCCCGAAACAGGGGTTCGGCGCGCCGGTCAAGGAGTGGCTGCGCGGCGAGCTCTACGGCGAGGCCTTCTCGGCCGTGATGCATTCGCGGATGCGGCAGGAGAACCTCCTGGACTACGACCACGTGGAGCGGCTGTTCCTGGCCCATCGGGCCTCGGCACGGGACCACTCGTGGCACCTCTGGACGCTGTACAACCTCAGCCGGTGGTACGACCACTGGATCGCGCGGGAGGCTGCGTGATGCCCTCCGTCCTGAAACGGGTGATCGAGGAGACACCTGTGACTCGCGCGCGGACCGGCGTCACGCGCGCCGCCGTCCTGCTCCTGGTGCGGGACGTCCCGGGGACCGAGCGCGCGCTCGAGACGCTGCTTCCCGGGCGCGCCGTCCTGCCCGTGCGCCGGGAGGACATCAGCACTCTCGGTCCCGTCGCCCTGGCGAGGTTTCTCAGGGCTCTCGGGGCCGACGAGATCGTGATCCTGGTCGACGATATCGACACCCACGAATCGATCGGGAGACTGCAGGCCCTCCTGGCGCTGCCCCTGGCGGCGCGGCGCCGGCTCGTCGACAGGAGCGGGCGCGCGCTGGACGTCTCGGCAGGACGCTTTCTCGTCCGGGACGTGCCGTTCCTCCTCGCCGGCTGCGCCGCCACCTCCGTGGCCCTCCTGCGCACCGGGTTCCGGCTGCGCCGGCTCCTGCGCGCGGCGCGGCACGCGCCCCGCCCCGCGGCCTCGAGGCGCGTCTGCTACCTGCGCACCGATCTGTGGAGCGGTGTCGCGGCGGGGGGCTCGGTCGGGCACACCGAGGGGGTCGCCTCGGGGCTCCGCGCCCTGGGGTGCGACGTCGACTTCGTCGCCACCACCCGGCCGGCGGCGATCGACCCGGCCCGCCACGAAATCCACGTCGTGCCGCCGCGCCGTCTCTACGCCGCCCGCCGCGAGCTTCCGGCGGTGGCGCACTCCCTGGTCTTCGAGACCGGGGCCGCGGCGTTCCTGGCGCGGCGCCCGGCCGGACTGCTGTACCAGCGGTTCGACCCGGCCAGCCACGCGGGGGTCGCCCTGTCGAGGACCATCGGACTGCCGCTGGTCCTGGAATACAACGGATCGGAGGTCTGGATCGCCGATCACTGGGGCCGGCCGCTCCGACACCGCCGGCTGTTCGAGAGGATCGAGGAGGTCAACCTGCGTCACGCCGACCTCGTCTCGGTCGTGTCGGAGCCGCTCCGGGACGGACTCCTGGCGCGTGGTGTCGCGGCGGATCGCGTCGTCGTCCTGCCGAACGGCGTCGACGTCGAGCGCTACCGCCCCGACATCGACGGGAGGAAAGAGCGGCAGCGGCACGGTGTCCCGGACGGGGTGGTCGTCGGCTTCATCGGGACGTTCGAGGCGTGGCACGGGGCCCCGGTCCTGGCGCGGGCCGCGGCGCGCGTGCTGGCGGAGCGCGCGCAGGCTTTCTTCCTGTTTGTCGGCGACGGGCCGCAGCGGGTGGCGTGCGAGACGTTCCTGAAGCGGAGCGGTCTGTCCGCCCGGGCGGTCTTCACCGGTCTCGTGCCCCAGGAGGAGGGACCGCGGCACCTCGCCGCGATGGATATCCTGGTGGCGCCGCACGTGCCGAACGCCGACGGCAGTCGCTTCTTCGGATCGCCGACCAAGCTGTTCGAGTACATGGCCATGGGAAAACCGATCGTCGCGAGCCGGCTGGAGCAGATCGCGGAGGTCCTGGACGACGGACGGACCGCTCTCCTCGTCCCGCCCGCCGACGAGGAGGCGCTGGCGAGGGCCGTCGTTCGTCTCATCGACGACGCCCCTCTGCGGGCGTCCCTCGGTGCTTCGGCCCGGATCCGGGCGGTCGAACGGCACACCTGGCGGGCGCGCGCCGCCGTCCTGGCCGCGAGGCTCAAGACCATGGGGCTCGTCGCATGGAGCTGAGCCGGGCTCTCAGCGCTCCGTTCGAGGCGGCGCGCGACCTGCGCCGGTGCGTCGGGCGGGCGGTGCGCCGCTTCCGTGACACGGCCCGGCTGTCCACGCCCTCGGAGAACGGTCTCCTGGGGGACCTGGGGGGGAGGTTCGGCACGTTCGACGAATTCCTGGCCGCCGCCGCGCGCGACAGTGGAAGCCTGCCGGTCGTCGATCTCCCGCGTCCTTACGCGGCCTCGTTCTTCGCGAACGAGGGCGGGGGGAGGCGGGACCGCATCCTCCGGGAGGCCGACGCGGCCCGGGCGCACCGGTTTACGCTTCTGGGCTCGGGTGCTAGAGACCTCGGGCCCCGGCTGCCCTGGCACGCGGATTTCAAGTCGGGACGGTCGTGGGACAAACGCGCCTACTTCGAGGACCTGCGTGCCGGGCTGGAGCAGAGCTTCGGACAGGGGGCCGACGTCAAGGTTCCGTGGGAGCTGTCGCGATTCCAGCACCTGCCGCTCCTGGGCCAGGCGCTCTGGCTCTCGGGAAACAGACAGTACTACGAGGAGTTCCGGGGCGAGGTGGTCGATTGGATCGCGGAGAACCGCCCGGGTCGGGGGGTCAACTGGACCTGCACCATGGATGTCGCCATCCGCGCGGTGAACTGGGTCTGGGCCTGGGTCCTGTTCCGCCCGGAGATCCTGGGGGACCGTCCGTTCGCGTCCCTGTTCCTGCGCTCGCTGTTCGTCCACGGACGTTTCATCGCCGCCAATCTCGAGAACGGGCATCCGGTCACCTCGAACCACTACTTCGCCGACCTGGTCGGGCTCCTGTTCCTCGGCACCCTGTTCCGCGGCGCCCCCGAGGCGGACGACTGGAAGGGCATGGCCGTGACGGAAATCGCGCGCGAGAACGAGCGGCAGACGCTGCCGGACGGAGTCGATTTCGAGGCCTCGACCGCGTATCACAGGCTCATGACCGAGATGGCGCTGACGTCCCTGCTGCTCCTCGAACGGGCCGGCTTCCGGCTGCCGGCGATGCGCGCGCGGGTGCGCCGCATGGTGGAGTACATCGCGCACTACACCAAGCCGGACGGGCGGGCGCCGCAGATCGGCGACAACGACGACGGCCGGCTGCAGATTCTCGGGGACCACGATGCCGACCGGCGCGATCACCGGCACCTCCTCGCGGTCGCCGGGTGCGTCTTCGACGATGACGCCCTGTTCGGTCTGGCGGGTGACCGCTGGGAGGAGGCGTTCTGGCTCTTCGGGGAGGACTGCGCGCGCCGTCTCGAAAGGCGGAGCCGGGCTTCGCGCGTGACCGTCACCGGGCGCCACTTCCAGTCGGCCGGGACCGTCGTGCTGCGCCACGACGATCTGTACGCGTTCCTCGACGCCGGGCCGGTAGGCCTGGAAGGGCAGGGGACGCACGCACACAACGACACCCTGGCGGTCGAGATCCAGGCCTTCGGACGCGACCTGATCGTGGACCCCGGCACCGGCACCTACACTCCGGATCTCGTCCTGCGGGACCGGTTCCGCTCGACCTCGTTCCACAACACCGTTCGCGTCGACGGCGAGGAGATCAATCCCATCCCGAAGACGCCCTTCGTGCTGCCGGGCACCGACCGTCCGCGCGTGCTCCGCTTCGAGTCGCGCGCCGGTTTCGACCTGGTCGACGCCCTGCACCACGGGTACACCCGTCTCCCGGATCCTGTGGTGCATCGTCGCATCGTGCTCCTCAACAAGAGGACGCGCCGGTTCGTCATCGAGGATCGCCTGGAGGGACGATCGAAACACCGCATCGAGTGGTTCTTCCATCTGGCGCCTCAGTTCAACCCCGCATTCCCGCCGTCCGGGCCGCCGGAACGCTTCGTCGCGGACGAGGTCGAGCTCGAGCTCGCGCCGATCGCCCTCCCCGAGGGGGCGCGCGCGCATCTCGAGGAAGGGCTGTTCTCGGCCGGGTACGGGCGGCTGGAGCGGGCGCCCGTCGTTCGCTACGACTGGACCGGAGAGCTTCCGATCATCGGTCGGTTCAGCCTGGAGGCGCGCCGTCGCGACCGCGCCGGCGAAAAGGAGCGTCCGTGAGGCAGGTCCTGCTGAGGCGCGGGAGGGCGGTGGTCGAGGAGGTTCCCGTCCCCTCCGCCGGGCCGGGCACGGTCCTGGTCAGGACGGCGTGGTCCGTCCTGAGCGCCGGCACGGAGCGGGCCGCCCTGCGCTCGGGCGAGGCGTCGACGCTCCTGGAGCGCGCCGCCGATCCGTCCACCTTCGCCCGGGCCATCGAGCTTTTGCGTCGCGAGGGGGCGGCCGCGGTGTGGGACAGGGTGCGCGCGGCGGGGGAAGGGGAGGAGATCGCCCCCGGCTATTCCGCCAGCGGCATCGTGCACGAGGCGGGACCCGGGGTCCTCGATCTCCCGCCCGGAACCCGCCTGGCCTGCGCCGGGGCGGGACGCGCATCGCACGCCGAGTGGATCTGCGTGCCGCGCAATCTGGCGGTGAGCGTGCCCGAAGAGGTGCCGCTCGACGAAGCGGCGTTCACCACGCTGGGATCGATAGCGCTTCAGGGGGTGCGGCGCTCGGGGATTCAGATCGGCGAGTGCGCCGTGGTTCTGGGGATCGGGCTCATCGGACTCCTGACCGCCCAGATCCTCCGGGCCGCCGGGGCGCGGGTCGTCGCGTTCGATCCGGATCCCGCCCGCGCGGCGCGCGGCCGCTCGCTGGGATTCGAGGCGTACGACTTCGCGGCTCGCGACCCGACCGACGAGGTGGCGCGGGCGAGCCGCGGTCTTCTCGCCGACGCCGTCCTGGTCTGCGCGCACTCGAGCGCCCCGGAGACGGCCAACCTGGCGATGCGCCTCGCGAGGAGGAAAGGACGGGTGGTGATCGTCGGTGACGTCCGCCTGGATCTGGATCGGTCCCTGATGTACGAGAAGGAGCTCGACCTGCTCATCAGCACCTCGTACGGTCCGGGCCGGTACGATCCGTCCTACGAGGACAAGGGGACCGACTACCCGGCGCCGTACGTCCGGTTCACGCTCAACCGCAACATGATCGCCTTCCTCGACCTGGTGCGCGACGGCCGTGTGGCGGTGCGTCCGCTCATCGACCGCGTCTTCCCGCTGCAGGAGGCGGCCGCCGCGTACGAGGAGATCGATAGGGACGCTCCCGCGGGCAGGCCGATCGGCGTCCTCCTGCGTTATGCCGCGGCGGCCGGAGCGGGGGAGGCGGGCGGCGAGGCGGCGGGCGCCCGTGCGGAGCCCGGTTCCCGGGCCGCCGGTGCGCCGGCGCCCGTGTCCCGTTCGTCCAGATACAGCGCCGCGCCGGCGGCGTTCGACCCGCTTCCCGCCGGAAGGTCGGAGGCCGGGGTCGGGATCTGCGGCGCCGGCGGCTTCGTGAAATCGGTTCACCTGCCGCTCCTGAAACGGGCGCCGGGGCTCCGGCTGCGCGGCGTCGCCACGGCATCGCCGCTCAACGCGCGGCAGACCGCGCGCCGCTTCGGAATGGCGCTCGCCACGACCGACCTTCAGGAGATGCTGCGGGACGACACGATCGACCTGGTGCTGGTCGGGACTCGGCACCACCTGCACGCGTCCCAGACGCTCCAGGCGCTGCGAGCCGGAAGACACGTCCTGGTGGAGAAGCCGCTCTGTCTCGATGAGGCGGAGATCGAACCGATCCTGGAGGAGGCGCGCCGGACGCGGCGTCTTCTGGCCGTGGGATTCAACCGACGGTACAGCCCGCTGGTGAAGCGGGCGGACGAGATCCTGTCGCGGCTCCCCGGCCCCACCTTCCTCGTGTACAGGGTCAACGCCCTGGCGCTGCCGCCCGATCACTGGGTCAACGACCCCGCGCAGGGGGGCGGGCGGATCCTCGGGGAGTGCTGCCATTTCCTCGACCTGATCCTGCATCTCACCGGCGGCGGTCCGGTGCTCGAAATCCAGGCGACGGCGCTGCCCTCGGACGGCGCCCTCGTGGTGCAGGGGGATTCGTTCGCGGCGCTTCTCGATCTCCCCGGCGGCTCGCGCGCCGTCCTGGCCTACACGGGCCTGGGGGACGCGGGTCTCCCGAAGGAGCGCCTGGAGATCTTCAAGGGCGGCGCCGCGATCGTCCTGGACGACTTCACGCGGCTCGAGGTCGCAGGCAAGCCCGGCGGCTCGCTCGACCTGGGCCGGCAGGACAAGGGGTTCGCCCGGCAGTGGGAGCAGATCGGCCGGGCGCTCCTGGGCCAGCCCCACGAGGTGATCGGTCTCGAGGAGATCGGGGCCGCCATGCGCGCCACCTTCGCGCTCGGACGGGCCGTGCGGGGTCAGACATGAACGTCCTGATGTGGGAGTCGTTCGCGCCGGGCGCTCCGATCCGGGTCGGCGGGCACCACTATGCCGAGCGATTCGTGCGCCGGGGTGATCGCGTCGCCTGGTGCGTCGGCCCCGTGTCGCCCGTGAACCTCGTCAAGCGGAACGACGAGACCCGAAGACGTCTGCGCCTCTACCGGCGGGGCGGGGAGTCGCTTCAGAAGGGACGCCTGTTCGCCTACGCACCGATGACGCTCCTGCCGTACAGACCCTATCCCCTCTTCGATCGCCCGCTCATGCACCGCCTGACTCTGCGGGCCACCGTGCCGAGGCTCAGGAAGGTCCTGGCCCGCGCCGGATTCGAGCGGGTCGATCTCCTGTGGATGTCGACCGGCAGCCCGTTCCTGGCGCTCCTCGACGAAGTGCCGCACACGGCGGCCGTCTATCGAATGAGCGACGACACCGCGGCGTTTCCGGACACGCCGCGGAGCTTCCCGATTCTCGAGACGGAGATCTGCCGCCGCGCCGACCTGGTCGTGGCGACGGCCCGGCGGCTGGTGGCCCGGGCCCGCGAGAAGGGAGCGCGGCGCGTCCTCCATCTGCCCAACGCCTGCGATCCCGGGCCGTTCGTGGCCGGCGGCGCCGAGCCGGAGGACATCCGGACCGCCGCGCGACCGCGCGCCGTCTACGCGGGGGCGATCGATGGCTGGTTCGACGTGGCTCTCCTCGTGGACACGGCGCGCCGCCTGCCGGGGTGGACGTTCCTGCTCATCGGCCCGCAGCGGGCCGACCTGTCCCCTCTGCGGGCCCTCTCGAACGTGCGTCTTCTCGGGCCCCGCCCGTATGCGGATCTGCCGGCGTACCTGAAGGCGTCCGACGCGGGGATCGTCCCCTTCGCGCTGAACGACCTGACGCATTCCATCCACCCTCTCAAGGTGTACGAGTACTGCG encodes:
- a CDS encoding O-antigen ligase family protein — its product is MRRLVPLLPAAAIVMLAPFGEGGRAPLALFVLHTLSLACVVLAWTSPRARGPRPAPLLAGPLRGLGVVAVAGLGLALLSALRAAYPLAAALAAWDIVVPFLLFAAAALAVSDDRDLGWLVRAVVASTSLQALLAIARYPGGRAAAAGSSFVNPNHLAAFLNLGLFLILVGVLRPAPPRIRAAWGALGGMHVVAIFLLESRGALAGFFVSLIVLGVLRRHALPPHTRKVAVGLILACALGAALVLGARFSRAVDPYRYTRLSIWKASAGMIAERPLLGFGPGMFPHVSPLFNFPADIGPVRYGRNFQGAHSAGLTLAAETGIPAAALILGAIVGATLLCLRAPWDQDGVFGVGLGFLALLVQGCVEDLAVRPALTLVPALLLGGALARRRRGPGPPDLAPAGIAGARRLRPARFVGVTLVVYLFVVAVLLPYRADAEASAALRLGREGVFYMERAARHNPYHPDYRNDLAMAILNSGPLTPDGYARAAFNLLEARRLKPIDYRFPLHLARLEARAAASLFDDATAASRALALYQEAVRLTPLDPRPRLELAAHYVDLKRPDDALGVLREALVLEPSFVRARVLEASILLDAGRRDEARASLEVAEQTLGRLRSYEPDSGYARDITMDARSERERLAASLGAGDSPATRS
- the asnB gene encoding asparagine synthase (glutamine-hydrolyzing), whose amino-acid sequence is MCGICGVFEFGANARKVEEAALIRMRDTMTHRGPDDAGIYISPDGRVGLGHRRLSIVDLSPAGRQPMSNEDGTVWITFNGEIYNHAVLRAEVEKKGHTYRSRTDTETLVHLYEEEGPGFVRRLEGMFAIGLWDARKGELLLVRDRVGIKPLYYAVLPGTVLFGSEIKAILTHQRVSRRIDLAAFYHYLTFIAAPAPRTLFQGIHKIPPATCVTIDREGGIRSETFWDPLEVPPEQGAPYEDGEFAAARIRDLLARAVEKRMMADVPFGVFLSGGLDSSANVALMARVMDRPVRTFSVGFKDQPTYNEFDYARKVAKLFKTDHHEVEIGSRDLLDFMPELIFHQDEPIADWVCVPLHYVARLARRTGTIVVQVGEGSDEQFFGYEHYMRSYRNHARYFRPLMRLPRNVRGAIYDAARGLAFLLRRGGERLDLLRSAAREETFFWGGAIAWREAEKRRLLSRDARLRIDGLNSHDIVLEIDRRARERLGDDDFGKRMIYLELHNRLAELLLMRVDKITMASSVEARVPFLDHALVEFTMRLPTDLKIRGGQTKYLLKKAMTGILPDEIIHRPKQGFGAPVKEWLRGELYGEAFSAVMHSRMRQENLLDYDHVERLFLAHRASARDHSWHLWTLYNLSRWYDHWIAREAA
- a CDS encoding glycosyltransferase family 4 protein, with product MPSVLKRVIEETPVTRARTGVTRAAVLLLVRDVPGTERALETLLPGRAVLPVRREDISTLGPVALARFLRALGADEIVILVDDIDTHESIGRLQALLALPLAARRRLVDRSGRALDVSAGRFLVRDVPFLLAGCAATSVALLRTGFRLRRLLRAARHAPRPAASRRVCYLRTDLWSGVAAGGSVGHTEGVASGLRALGCDVDFVATTRPAAIDPARHEIHVVPPRRLYAARRELPAVAHSLVFETGAAAFLARRPAGLLYQRFDPASHAGVALSRTIGLPLVLEYNGSEVWIADHWGRPLRHRRLFERIEEVNLRHADLVSVVSEPLRDGLLARGVAADRVVVLPNGVDVERYRPDIDGRKERQRHGVPDGVVVGFIGTFEAWHGAPVLARAAARVLAERAQAFFLFVGDGPQRVACETFLKRSGLSARAVFTGLVPQEEGPRHLAAMDILVAPHVPNADGSRFFGSPTKLFEYMAMGKPIVASRLEQIAEVLDDGRTALLVPPADEEALARAVVRLIDDAPLRASLGASARIRAVERHTWRARAAVLAARLKTMGLVAWS
- a CDS encoding alginate lyase family protein, which gives rise to MELSRALSAPFEAARDLRRCVGRAVRRFRDTARLSTPSENGLLGDLGGRFGTFDEFLAAAARDSGSLPVVDLPRPYAASFFANEGGGRRDRILREADAARAHRFTLLGSGARDLGPRLPWHADFKSGRSWDKRAYFEDLRAGLEQSFGQGADVKVPWELSRFQHLPLLGQALWLSGNRQYYEEFRGEVVDWIAENRPGRGVNWTCTMDVAIRAVNWVWAWVLFRPEILGDRPFASLFLRSLFVHGRFIAANLENGHPVTSNHYFADLVGLLFLGTLFRGAPEADDWKGMAVTEIARENERQTLPDGVDFEASTAYHRLMTEMALTSLLLLERAGFRLPAMRARVRRMVEYIAHYTKPDGRAPQIGDNDDGRLQILGDHDADRRDHRHLLAVAGCVFDDDALFGLAGDRWEEAFWLFGEDCARRLERRSRASRVTVTGRHFQSAGTVVLRHDDLYAFLDAGPVGLEGQGTHAHNDTLAVEIQAFGRDLIVDPGTGTYTPDLVLRDRFRSTSFHNTVRVDGEEINPIPKTPFVLPGTDRPRVLRFESRAGFDLVDALHHGYTRLPDPVVHRRIVLLNKRTRRFVIEDRLEGRSKHRIEWFFHLAPQFNPAFPPSGPPERFVADEVELELAPIALPEGARAHLEEGLFSAGYGRLERAPVVRYDWTGELPIIGRFSLEARRRDRAGEKERP
- a CDS encoding bi-domain-containing oxidoreductase, with product MRQVLLRRGRAVVEEVPVPSAGPGTVLVRTAWSVLSAGTERAALRSGEASTLLERAADPSTFARAIELLRREGAAAVWDRVRAAGEGEEIAPGYSASGIVHEAGPGVLDLPPGTRLACAGAGRASHAEWICVPRNLAVSVPEEVPLDEAAFTTLGSIALQGVRRSGIQIGECAVVLGIGLIGLLTAQILRAAGARVVAFDPDPARAARGRSLGFEAYDFAARDPTDEVARASRGLLADAVLVCAHSSAPETANLAMRLARRKGRVVIVGDVRLDLDRSLMYEKELDLLISTSYGPGRYDPSYEDKGTDYPAPYVRFTLNRNMIAFLDLVRDGRVAVRPLIDRVFPLQEAAAAYEEIDRDAPAGRPIGVLLRYAAAAGAGEAGGEAAGARAEPGSRAAGAPAPVSRSSRYSAAPAAFDPLPAGRSEAGVGICGAGGFVKSVHLPLLKRAPGLRLRGVATASPLNARQTARRFGMALATTDLQEMLRDDTIDLVLVGTRHHLHASQTLQALRAGRHVLVEKPLCLDEAEIEPILEEARRTRRLLAVGFNRRYSPLVKRADEILSRLPGPTFLVYRVNALALPPDHWVNDPAQGGGRILGECCHFLDLILHLTGGGPVLEIQATALPSDGALVVQGDSFAALLDLPGGSRAVLAYTGLGDAGLPKERLEIFKGGAAIVLDDFTRLEVAGKPGGSLDLGRQDKGFARQWEQIGRALLGQPHEVIGLEEIGAAMRATFALGRAVRGQT
- a CDS encoding glycosyltransferase, yielding MNVLMWESFAPGAPIRVGGHHYAERFVRRGDRVAWCVGPVSPVNLVKRNDETRRRLRLYRRGGESLQKGRLFAYAPMTLLPYRPYPLFDRPLMHRLTLRATVPRLRKVLARAGFERVDLLWMSTGSPFLALLDEVPHTAAVYRMSDDTAAFPDTPRSFPILETEICRRADLVVATARRLVARAREKGARRVLHLPNACDPGPFVAGGAEPEDIRTAARPRAVYAGAIDGWFDVALLVDTARRLPGWTFLLIGPQRADLSPLRALSNVRLLGPRPYADLPAYLKASDAGIVPFALNDLTHSIHPLKVYEYCAAALPVVATPMEETAAMGAPLRLAKTGEDFARALQQALAEDQGPRGEQARAERVAYARRNSWDGRFEILEGALASLTGRPVARAAGGVA